From Capricornis sumatraensis isolate serow.1 chromosome 19, serow.2, whole genome shotgun sequence:
AATGGGAACATCTGTGCCCAGACTCTATTCTGGATGCGGCTCAGGCCACAGTCTTGGGGAGTGGGGGCATCAGCTGGAGTCACGCTGCCTGGAGGAGGCTCTGGCCAGCCGGCTGGGGAGGGAGCCTCTGGCCACTGCATCAGGAGACAGAGAGCCCAGGCCAGGCAGGGAGCAAGGAGGGCCTGAGGCTTGGGCACTGTGGGGCTTCTCCATCAACTAAAGGGTTTCTTATGAGATGGTGGGGTTGGATTTGGGAGGAACAAATGAATCCACAGTGCCCAAGGGCTAAAGGCCTGAGGGAATCCTGGTCATAGCAGGTGGGCTTGGGGGCCAGagctccccctccccagcccctggaccCAAGGcacctcccttccctctgcctttgGAGACAGGCTTGTGGGGGCATCTCTCAGCTCCTCCCCCAGCCTGTCCATCAGAGTTGCAGGGAACATGGAAACCATCTGCCAACCACCCCTCCCTGACCCTTCTTCTCCAGttggtatatttttaaacttaaattttattttcttggaaaggTAATATATTTACATggctcaaaataaaaatattcttttaaaagccATATATTGAGAAACCTCACTTCTATCTGTGGCTCCATCTACtctctcttcagttcctcttcctgATTAAGACTAGGCATCTGCTCCACTGGACTCAGGGGGGgcctttctgtgtttcttcaaGCAAACCAATCATCTACAGATACTTTTATTTGTATTGTATTTCTCTCcctattatacattttaaaatagcatacTGTATATCTTACTGTTTTTACTTTGTATATACTGGAGCTATTTCCTTATCATTATTTGAGAGCATCCTCATTTTTTTCCAGCTGTTTAGTATTCCTTCTTCTGTCCACACCATAGTTTATTAACCACCACCCTGAAGATGAGCATATGAACCACTTCCAATCTTTCCAATCTTAATTTCAAATGAGATCTTGAGTGGAAGTTTGATTCAAGCCAGATTACTCTGGTTAGAGAAAATGCGGGGTGAGCCAACACCCTACTTGCAACCCCACCATCTCACTAGAAACCAAGGTCTCCAGAGGACATAGCTTAAAAACCATGATTTTAGCCTAATTTTCCTATTTATAAACTGGAAACTGGAGCTCAGATCAGTGACAAGATTCATCCATGCTCATGAGTTATCCTGTGGCAGAACTGAAACCAGAAACCAGATCTCTTGGGCTCTGCTCTCCATCCAACTCATGGTTCATCTCCAGGGAGACCAGACCAGGGCTCTGGGGCCACTTGCCTGGAGGCAGGACCACATGTGACTGTGGACCCAGCTCTGGACCCCCATCTACCTCTTTCTCactctgggtttccatttcctcttctactATTTCGGATCAGTCCCTTTGTACTCCCAACAGGAAAGATCAGGGAAAGGCTGCGTTGGGAAGGACCAGGGTCTCCggcacccctcccccatctagcagatgaggaaactgactcaGCAGCAGTGAGTGCCCTCCTCTGCGGACGGGGCAGGTTTGTGCAGAACGAGGGTGGACAGGACAGAATCCCAGCCTGGAGGATGCTGCCGCCACACTTGTCACAGGCAGCGTGAGGCTGTGGACAGAGAGTCGGCCTGGGGACAGGTCACCTGGGTCCTGACTCTGACTCTGCCACACACAGGGTGACTCTGGACAAGTGCTGCCCTCCCTGGGGTCCAGCTGCTCCTCCTCTATGATGAGAGGGTTGCATTAAGCAGAGGACCTTTACACTCTCTTTTGAGCTCCACAGTGAGGGGACTGGACTGGAATTGTGATAAATGACACTTAACCCCCCAGCAGCAGGGGATGGAGCAGCTGCCTTCATGAACCATGAGGCTTGGACAGTGAGCCCCTCAGGTGGGCCCACCCTGGGCAATTCTTTTACTAAAGCACAGAGGCATTTCCATCATCCTGGGAAGTGAGGTCCCAGGGCTGTGTTCCATTTGATTCAGGAAATATAAGAATATGATACTCCTGCACAAAAACTTGGGTGTATCAATGTGTTTgtcaatgaaaaattaatcaatagtcaacgtaagaaagaaatagaagtttCATTGGAGCCAATCTGAGAAGTATAACTGGGGAGACAGACAGTCTCTCAGGAAGCTCTGAGACCTGTCCTGGAGAAGTACAAAGGAGGGCAGGATGTATGTGATTTGGAGACACACAGCTTGGTATAGGTTACTGCTCTTCATGAGGACCAGATACCTTGGGTAatggttttagtgcttttctgaaTATGGGAAGATGGAAAAAGCTGGACTCATAAAAaaattctcctgaaaatatctaactatctgaggTCTGGTTCTCACACTTGTCCCAGAGCACAAAGCACTTtatcctgattttcaccctgGATTCCTTCAGGGTGGATTGTAGATCAGCGACTGCAGTGGCTAAtgacttgtttctctttttcaaaagcgtatgtttttatttatgtatgtggCTAGGCTGGGTCCTagttgcaggatgtgggatctagttgcccaaccagggatcaaacccggggcccctccattgggagtgcagagtcttaggcactggaccaccaaggaagtcctggctTAATTCTTGTAGAACAGGGTGGTCGGCAACATTCTTTATCACACAACTCCCTCTATTTCTGTCTTAATTTCAGCCAAGGTTTAGGAGACATTTTTCACGAATTTGTCCCAGGGTGCTAGGAATGCTCATTCCCAGGTCAGCTGGGGATTTCACTGATAGGCCACTCCCATGCTATTACTCACCCTGTCCTGGCAACAGTAGCTCAAAGACggctggaccacctgtcttacaaGTCTCTCAGTTCCAGGAGATGGTTTCCACTTGTTGcttctcctcatatctagaatcACACTACTACAATCATGGATCTTGGAGAACTATATATTTCATTTCAGTAGCCAGTGCTCATGTATGCTTAGTCgatcacttgtgtccaactctttgagacctcatggactgcagccctccagtctcctctgtccatggggattctccaggcaagaatcctggagtgggttgccatgccctcctccaggggatcttcccaacccagagatggaacccaggtctcccacattgcaggcggactctctaccgactgagcctccaggggagcccgagagcactggagggggagactctcccttctccagggggtcttcccgccacaggaatcgaaccagggtcttctgcattgcaggcgggttcaaGTAGCCTagttatcttatttttttcatcattgaCTCAAGAAGCAAGAATCTTGTAAGATGGGCAGAACACAAGTAGTACATCTAGTGACCCCAGTAAGTAAGTAAGGTAAAGTAAGTAAGGTAAGTAAGTAAGGTAAGTAAGTAAGCAGTGTTATCTTCTAAGAAGTTCCATGGCTTCAGCTAGAAAAATTGATCTCTATGGTGGAGCAGATATTTCTGCTCTTTAGGAGGTCAAATTAATGCACAATGCACACTAGCAAGGAAGGAAGAGGCCCCAGTGGgcagagaaacattttattttcaaacttttcttctcttgccttaaaatatgaattttatttcattccctCTTAAGATTTGCCTGCCGTAGGATGACCTTCTGGGAGCCCTCCCCCTCCACTCCCTACCAATGGGTGAAGGTCACAAGCTTCATCCCAGGACAGGAGTGAGTGGCAGCAGAGGgggtccttcccctcccctcccccgcagcTCTGCTTGCCAGCCCCTCTGGTCCTGGTGACGCTAGGATGCTGGGCTCTGAAGCTTTGTAATTGACGACAGGACACTTATGGGACCTTCACAGCCACCAGTTACTGTGAAGGCCTGCTGATCTCAATATAAGGGAGCACAAgggcacacacacgtacacacatgtgcactgagcatgcacacaagcacacaccttTATAGCAAGGCATCCAGATGCTGTCACAGCCCCTTTAAGAGCTAGGGGACCGGATACTGGGCACTGCGGTGGGGCCCAACATCTAGGGTCACTGGCTGGGCCACACCCCCAGGCTCTAGTCCAGGCCTGGGTGGGGGAGTCAGTGGGAGGGGCGCCCAGAGACCTCTGTTTGGGTGAGGGTGGAAATTGACTTGGACTCCTCTGAGCTCTAGGCAAATTTGCAGCAAGTAGAGTATgaggattttcttttgttttcttgctttcttttctttcatgtttataTTGAGGTTGAAAAGGTTATTATGAATGTGGGAGAACAGAAAAAGCCATTCTCTATGATTGTCAGCAGTGCTGATAGGAATAAGAAGCTTcagaatatctttttaaattgtgcACATTTATATAGTTCAAATGATGCCTGAGTCCCAGAGAAGCAGGAAGCAACATCAAAAAGCAACTGACATAGAAAAACACATGTATGTGTCCTCTCACGTTCAAACAATACAGTTCCTTTGACAATGGAAGCAGCAACCCCATCCCCTACAAACCAGCTGCCCAAGAAAATTTGAAACTTTCTCTTTAAGAACAGAGTCACTCAGTAGTTTGTGGCGTccagaacagaagaaaaaaatggaaaacaaaacaccCAGACAAACTACAACGTTAAGGTTGGCAGCGTCCATGCTCTTCTCCCTGCAGAGGCAGGATCTGCTGTTTTGATCACTGAGTCGGGGGGACCACATTGCTGCCCCTCAAACACTGCAGACAGGTGTCTTCAAACCCTGGGGTTCGTcatcagctcttttttttttttaattccccagAGAGTAGTTGGGATGGAAGGCATTTACCCCTGGCTTCCTCTGAGATGCCCTCTAAGCAATGGATGTTTAGTGAGCTTACAAAAATTCTGGAGCCAATCTCTTGGAGGACTGAGCACCAAGTGGGGGAAAGGAATCCAGAGTATCTCATGCAAGAATCTCACGCACTAGAGATTATTGACCTTCAGAGATCTTTTTTTAACTCAAAGGGGAGGTGCGCTATACAGTTGCTCCACTGGGAGAAAAAAAGCCCAATCCCTTCCTACCCGCCCACACCCCGTAAACTCCTCCAACCACACCAGTAAGGCACTGCCAGGGGGACAGACACGCTTTGGCAATGAGGCCCCTCCAGAGGCTCAGGGTGTGAACAGCTGCACAGAGGGCTGTGCGCTGTGGAGTCAGCACCTTAGGAGGTGAGAGGGGGCAgtgggcagagaaggaaggagtcTCAGGTCCTGATGGATCAGAAGAAGGAAGATGGGGGGAGGTGGTCAGGACACAGGAGATGAGAAAGCCAAGCATGAATGGAAGAggggcaaaaaaacaaaaaatataaaaaaaagatgagagaagCAAGAGAAAGAGGCAAAACAGGATGTGGGCAACAAAAGAAGAAGGAGACAcagcagaaggagggaaggaaacataaagagagtgggatgaatggggAAGGAtgtgaggagggagagaagggagccaGGAAGAGGACGTCACAGGATGTCTTCACTCTGTGAAGACACTGGATGGGACTGGCCAGAATCAGGAGCACTGGAGACATCCTCAGTCCCTATAGAACCTGGCGGGCCCAGTACCCCAGGTCGGCCACGTAAACCAGCAGGTTGATGGCTGTCAGGACGGCCACAGCCAGGCTCTGGTCCCAGGTACACATGTCGTAGGAGAGCCCATCAACGCAGCTCATGTCCATGAACCGCTGGGGCAGCCCGCCGAACTCCTCGCTGAACTGGTGGAGTGGCCAGAGGACCAGAGCGCTGATGTAGAGGAGGACGGAGAGCAGGGTGAGCACTAGCTGGAAAATGGAGAAGGGCCTGGGTGGCATGTATTTCCATTCAGCCAGGTCCAGCAGGAGGACCACAGCTGCCAGGATGAAGCAGATGGAGTACACGGCCACACACCACTCCAGGGCCGGCTGGTGCAGGTACAGGGAGGTGCTGCTGAGGAAGGCGAAGATGACACCAGCCACAAAGGTCTCCAGCACCTTCAGCAGGGCTGACATGGTATTCTTATAGAAGAAGATCTCCTTGAGCTCATAAGAATCCCACAACCCGGCCACTTCTATGACATACAGCACAGACGCGATGCAGGAGAAAGCAGTGGCGGAGATGGCCCGGTCCCGGTAAGGACCGTAAGGCAGGAACTGGACGTGGGTGATGGAGTAGATGATGGAGGCCGAGAGGCAGATGAGGGCCGCATAACAGGCGAAGGTGACAGAGATGTTGTGCCAGAAGAAAGGAAAGCTGGACCAGCGCCAGTATAACTCGACTATGGAGATGATGAGGGTCATGGCGAAACAGACGCACCAGAAGGACATGGACCAGTTACCTATGGCCCCTCTCCAAATGCCCATGTCGGCCACAAGCGAGAAGGCCACGCAGGTGGAGAAGAGCTGCGGCAGGCGGAGGAGCCAGAACACCAAGCAGATGGCATCCACTTCTGGGGATGTCCACCGGGCGGGCATGGTGCTGTGATGGTCAGGCAGGTCACAGTCACCAATACAGCAGTGGTCTTCCCTGAGGACCCACCAGAGAAAGATCCAGTTTCGGAGGCAGATTAAGTCAGATGCCTGGAAAAGGTTCAGGGCCCTGTGAGGGCTGAGGCTCAGGACCTGTGGAGTTGGAACCAATGGCTCAGACACTCGGGTAACAGCACAGTCATCCCAGAACGGTTCTCCCAACCATCACCCTTGGCCTTGTCAGGAGACTTGTCTCATCCCAAACCTCACAGCTGGGGTGAGTCAGGCCTCAGCCATGGGCATTTTATATATCTCTTTGTGTTGCGTGCCATCGTCTAGAGAGACACAAGTTAGGATGGTCCTTATCTGCAACCCCAAACCTTCAAGCCTCTGAAAACTGaagaatattttgaaattcatttggTAGCAAATTTAACCTGAACAGATCTGGGATAATTTAtgatcttcatttattttatgtattatgaGTGCTCAAAAGTGCAGTTGTAGAAACCCTAATGTATTTGATTACAAGGAACTTCCAGACCCCAGTGGGATGTTATGTCATATACAATAGATGTACCATGTCACTTGTCTGACACTGAAAATTTCTGAATTCTGGAGCATATCTGACCCAAGGGTTTCAGAAAAGAGACTGTGGATTATACTGTTAACcccatttaatagatgagaaaactaaggctcaagGAATCAAATGCTTTCATTTGATCCATGCATGACCAGGAAGAGGGAACTCAGAAAACACAGCTAAAGCTGTGGGTTTGAGCACTTTGCTCTACAGCCCACATGTCAGCAGGGTCCATGGGTTGGAGGCCAGGACCAAGGCTTGGGGCTCTGGGACCCAGGATCCACCCTCACggccctccccctccttccacaGCAACCTGAAGACACGCATGTCGCGGCCTGTCCTCCGTGCAGCATCACTAGCAGGAGATGCCGTCTGACGGACACAGCTCCCCCCGGAGGAGAGAGGCTCCAGGGGTGAACAGGGAGGAGCCATGGGGTGAGAGCAAGGCCATGGGGACCAGATGACGTGGGAAGTAGGAAGTGTTCTGaattctcccccctcccccgcccattTTGCCTTTACATGTGACTCTTCCCCACTGGGGAAAGGAAACCCTCACCCACCATGACTCTGGGGTGGTATCATGAGGAACCACAGAATAAGCTGATGATatcatgtttgatttttttagctTCAAAGCTGCCATCCAGGTAAGAGGCCAGAAAAATCTACAAAGTAGTCCTACCTGAGTGAGGATTTTCCTGGCCTGGGAGACTGGTTAGCAGCTTCCAACCTGGGAACCAAGGGATTGGAAATGAACGAGAATGCTGTGTCTGATGCTGATGGGGGCCTTTCAGGGCATCCCGGGGAGGGGGTGAGGATGGACAGGTGATCGGCTCCCTTTTAAGGGGAGGAGCTGAAAGAGGAGGCCCCTGCAGGACCCCTGGGAGGAGACAGTCCTGAGAATGCTCCGGGGactgggtggggtgggcagagtgGAGATGACAGTGGGGAATGGGGGGCAGGGATTCCAGAGTCCCAGTGGCCCTGAGGCAGCCCAGTACAGGTCTTCTGACCCAGAAGGGATGCAGGCATGGAGCCAACCTTCCCATGGAGGAGGGGCCTGGACTGGAACTGAGACAGGAGAACAGGGGCCTGAAGGGGCTTCAGGGCTGTGACAGGGACACGTGGCCAGAGTGGCAGGGACCCTCGAGACCATGGAATTGCCCAGGCCACCTGCCCAAACAGTCCCGCCAGGCAGGGTTGCAGTCCTGCTCACACAGGGGCTCCTCCAGAGTCCAGTGATGGGGGAGTGAGGCCCCTCCCAGCCTGTCCCCTCCTCAGGGACAGCTGCCCTGTTTCCAAAGGACTATTTGCTAAGGGGCCCCCAGGGCGGAAGGGCCAGCACCCTGAGCCCCAGCCAGCTTCCTGCCATCAGGGGATTATTATATCACCTTTGCTGATAATAAACCCTGGGACAAgctgaggaggaaagagaaacagagtaaACCTGAGAACCTCCCTGGACTCACAAAGCTCCTTGAGCCCCAATTGCCAGTGGAGCCCTGGAGCCTATGGGCCTCCCAGTGGGCACTGCCAGGGTTGGGAGGGGCACTGctatgagggagggagggagtgtcATGCTCTCTgtacccgggtttgatcccagtTTAATGACTTGAACTCACCCTGAAATTCCACCGAAGACTAAGAGACAACTTGAATGCTTTGAATCCATTGAATGCATCagagagaggatatggagaagaggaggcatggGGGTTCCAACCACGTGACCCTGGGTCAGGCctgtgccctctctgggcctcggttCCCCCACCTGGAAAGCAGGAAGTGGAAGTTTGTCTGAGTCTCccagcagcccctcctcctctctgtgaGCCTGGATGTGGTGCCCCATCACAGCACAGCCTGG
This genomic window contains:
- the LOC138094913 gene encoding myeloid-associated differentiation marker-like, which codes for MPARWTSPEVDAICLVFWLLRLPQLFSTCVAFSLVADMGIWRGAIGNWSMSFWCVCFAMTLIISIVELYWRWSSFPFFWHNISVTFACYAALICLSASIIYSITHVQFLPYGPYRDRAISATAFSCIASVLYVIEVAGLWDSYELKEIFFYKNTMSALLKVLETFVAGVIFAFLSSTSLYLHQPALEWCVAVYSICFILAAVVLLLDLAEWKYMPPRPFSIFQLVLTLLSVLLYISALVLWPLHQFSEEFGGLPQRFMDMSCVDGLSYDMCTWDQSLAVAVLTAINLLVYVADLGYWARQVL